In Pleurocapsa sp. PCC 7319, the following are encoded in one genomic region:
- a CDS encoding SDR family oxidoreductase, giving the protein MNFTNKTIIITGASAGIGKVLAVKLAQQGAKLVLAARNQAALEITAHECIQAGGQAIVAPTDVTNPEACQKLIEDSLATFGALDCLVNNAGISMWARFDQLKEISMFEKIMKVNYLGTVYCTNYALPHLKNSRGLLVAISSLSGKTGIPTRSGYAASKHAVQGFFDSLRIELRGTGVDVLVVSPGFVATDIRQHVLGADGKPVKASLNNEQQKAMSTELCADLIIKAMRKRKRELVMTLKGKLGLWLKLFSPNLVDTLAARAVSSQKREI; this is encoded by the coding sequence ATGAATTTTACTAATAAAACCATTATTATTACTGGAGCTTCTGCTGGAATCGGAAAAGTTTTAGCAGTCAAACTAGCACAACAAGGTGCCAAGTTGGTTTTAGCAGCCCGCAATCAAGCTGCTTTAGAAATAACTGCTCATGAATGCATCCAAGCTGGAGGTCAAGCTATTGTCGCCCCTACTGACGTAACTAATCCAGAAGCTTGTCAAAAACTTATAGAAGATAGTCTAGCTACTTTTGGCGCGCTAGATTGTTTGGTGAATAATGCAGGAATATCTATGTGGGCGAGGTTTGACCAGCTCAAAGAGATCTCAATGTTTGAGAAGATAATGAAGGTTAACTATCTTGGAACTGTCTACTGTACAAACTATGCTCTACCCCACCTGAAAAATTCTCGCGGTTTGTTAGTGGCTATTTCCTCTCTATCGGGGAAAACTGGGATTCCCACTCGCAGTGGATATGCAGCCAGTAAACACGCTGTACAAGGCTTTTTTGATTCTCTGCGGATAGAGTTACGAGGCACGGGAGTAGATGTATTAGTTGTTTCTCCTGGTTTCGTAGCTACAGACATCCGTCAGCATGTTTTAGGAGCAGATGGAAAACCTGTCAAAGCTAGTTTAAATAACGAGCAGCAGAAGGCTATGTCTACAGAACTATGTGCCGATTTGATTATTAAAGCAATGCGCAAGCGAAAAAGAGAGTTGGTAATGACTCTCAAAGGCAAGTTAGGTCTTTGGTTAAAATTGTTTTCCCCCAACTTAGTTGATACGCTCGCAGCTCGTGCTGTTAGCTCTCAGAAGAGGGAGATTTAG
- a CDS encoding proton extrusion protein PcxA, whose protein sequence is MKLQDIFNAGRRWLAATPERALDAAYRAAIKIKAIEDDHFDGQMVSASSVGYSESVIKVFRGDVNNYLTTIKARLTEFKISRGLLIFSDTRPNNSSQSIVRYTNGFDDSRELTVIEKLAYIDAITAKYKNPVVEEIEIRATRPLDLNQKDNRLIINKKDRSLALNKATKDDNGKDPSTETITDKTSVLPRSFMRTLSRIRQEIDPKAEDTEEKVVKKFRKSRNKTAISIRFLLILIIVPLLTHQVTKSLIITPLVQKYFVNHQEQVLFINEDMEEEAFSELRRYEEKLHFKSMIGLIPHLSPEEEEAELKHKAEELSAEFQGRGINAIGNVFADFFSLFAFAGIVFFCKREIQIIKSFLDEIAYGLSDSAKAFLIILLTDMFVGYHSPHGWEVILEGIARHLGLPENREFNFLFIATFPVILDTVLKYWIFRYLNRISPSSVATYKNMNE, encoded by the coding sequence ATGAAACTTCAAGACATTTTTAATGCTGGTAGACGTTGGTTAGCTGCAACCCCAGAGAGAGCTCTAGACGCAGCCTATCGTGCAGCAATTAAAATTAAAGCGATCGAGGACGATCATTTTGATGGTCAAATGGTATCTGCTAGCTCGGTGGGGTACTCCGAAAGTGTAATTAAAGTTTTTCGGGGAGATGTCAATAACTACCTCACCACAATTAAAGCCAGATTGACCGAATTTAAGATTAGTCGGGGTTTATTAATTTTTTCTGATACTAGACCCAATAATTCCAGTCAAAGTATTGTCAGATATACTAACGGCTTTGATGATAGCCGAGAGCTGACGGTAATTGAAAAACTAGCTTATATTGATGCAATTACCGCCAAATACAAAAATCCAGTTGTTGAAGAAATCGAAATTCGCGCGACTCGTCCTTTAGATCTTAATCAAAAAGATAATCGTTTAATAATTAATAAAAAAGATCGCTCGCTGGCTTTAAACAAAGCAACCAAAGATGATAACGGTAAAGACCCTAGTACTGAAACAATTACGGATAAAACCAGTGTCCTGCCACGTTCTTTCATGCGGACGCTAAGCCGTATTAGACAAGAAATTGATCCTAAGGCAGAAGATACGGAAGAAAAAGTAGTCAAAAAATTTCGTAAAAGTCGTAATAAAACCGCAATCTCGATTCGTTTCTTACTAATTCTGATTATTGTGCCGTTACTAACTCATCAGGTGACTAAAAGTTTAATCATTACTCCCTTGGTGCAAAAATATTTTGTCAATCACCAAGAACAAGTCTTGTTTATTAATGAAGATATGGAAGAAGAAGCTTTTTCGGAGCTACGTCGCTATGAAGAAAAGCTTCATTTTAAAAGTATGATTGGCTTGATACCTCATCTTTCTCCAGAAGAAGAAGAAGCAGAACTAAAACATAAAGCCGAAGAATTATCCGCTGAATTTCAGGGACGAGGAATTAATGCGATCGGCAATGTTTTTGCTGATTTTTTCTCTTTATTTGCTTTTGCAGGTATTGTTTTTTTCTGTAAGCGCGAAATTCAAATTATCAAATCATTCTTGGATGAGATAGCTTATGGTCTTAGTGATAGTGCGAAGGCTTTTCTGATTATTCTGCTTACCGATATGTTTGTTGGTTATCATTCCCCCCATGGTTGGGAAGTCATTTTGGAAGGTATTGCTCGTCACCTAGGATTGCCCGAAAATCGGGAGTTTAACTTCTTATTTATTGCTACATTTCCCGTGATTTTAGATACGGTTTTAAAATATTGGATTTTCCGTTATCTCAATCGTATATCTCCTTCTTCTGTAGCAACCTATAAAAATATGAATGAGTAA
- a CDS encoding cation:proton antiporter produces MAGVDNSFIFDMTIALGSSALGGYIANRLRQPVLLGYLASGLIIGQVTQIEQIESLAQIGVAFLLFALGVEFSLAELKRVKDIALKGSLLQIGFTIALVAVFTTLWGWVQTPIEGIFMGAVLSLSSTAVVLKTLTERGEVNTIHGQVMLAILIAQDLALGLMLAVLPALNQPDNLAPALIAAVIKAVLFFTSAIAAGYWIIPRLMSAVAKTENSELFLLTVIALCLGVALITASLGLSIEMGAFVAGLTISEIDYSDQALAKVIPLRDTFASLFFASIGMLINPSIIWQNFGIIIGLVTLVMLGKATIIFPIIWQFGYSFKTAVISSLGLNQIGEFSFVLAVLGARLGFINQDQYDLLIGTTAITLVMTPIGMKFSAEIAQKLATIPLIAGYLDRRQQARGISVPETICNHIVVAGYGRVGQVIVKVLRDRGFTVLAIENSEAAIRRLRQESIPYIFGDADAELVLEKAYLDRAKALAIALPDPSSTRILVKQAMEIAPGIDIVARSHSDSEIDLLTKLGATEVVQPEFEAALEMGRQILSTLGEEEREVASLLQNIRLDRYLSVRDTKRKKDEKADQQNHHH; encoded by the coding sequence ATGGCCGGGGTAGACAATAGCTTCATTTTTGACATGACAATTGCCTTAGGCTCCTCGGCGTTGGGGGGTTACATTGCTAATCGTCTTCGTCAGCCTGTTCTTTTAGGCTATTTGGCATCAGGTTTAATCATTGGGCAAGTAACTCAAATAGAGCAGATAGAATCTTTAGCCCAAATAGGTGTTGCTTTTCTTCTATTTGCTTTAGGGGTTGAGTTTTCCCTAGCCGAACTAAAACGAGTTAAGGATATCGCCCTCAAAGGCAGTTTATTACAAATTGGTTTCACTATTGCTCTGGTTGCTGTTTTTACAACCTTGTGGGGTTGGGTACAGACTCCCATAGAAGGAATTTTTATGGGGGCAGTTTTATCTCTATCTTCAACCGCAGTAGTACTGAAGACTCTAACCGAAAGAGGAGAAGTAAATACGATTCATGGTCAGGTGATGCTAGCAATTTTAATTGCCCAGGATTTAGCTTTGGGGTTAATGCTGGCGGTATTACCTGCTCTTAATCAACCAGATAATTTAGCTCCTGCCTTGATTGCGGCGGTGATTAAAGCTGTACTGTTTTTTACAAGTGCGATCGCTGCGGGCTATTGGATCATTCCTCGTTTAATGAGCGCTGTGGCAAAAACCGAAAACAGTGAATTATTTTTGCTGACGGTAATTGCATTATGCCTTGGGGTGGCATTAATTACCGCTAGTTTAGGTCTATCGATTGAGATGGGGGCATTTGTTGCGGGGTTAACTATTTCGGAGATTGATTATTCCGATCAAGCTTTAGCTAAAGTCATACCTTTACGAGATACATTTGCCAGTCTCTTTTTTGCTTCGATTGGGATGTTAATTAATCCTAGTATTATCTGGCAAAATTTTGGCATCATTATCGGCTTAGTTACTTTGGTCATGCTGGGAAAAGCAACTATTATTTTTCCCATTATTTGGCAGTTTGGCTATTCTTTTAAAACCGCAGTTATTAGTAGCTTAGGACTAAATCAAATCGGAGAATTTTCTTTTGTTCTAGCAGTTTTGGGAGCTAGATTAGGATTTATCAATCAAGATCAATACGATCTCTTAATCGGTACAACGGCGATAACCCTGGTAATGACTCCTATTGGGATGAAGTTCTCTGCCGAAATTGCCCAAAAGTTGGCAACTATTCCTCTAATTGCCGGCTATTTGGATCGTAGACAGCAGGCTAGAGGCATATCTGTACCCGAAACTATTTGCAACCATATAGTCGTTGCCGGTTACGGTAGAGTAGGACAAGTAATTGTTAAAGTCCTGCGCGATCGCGGTTTTACTGTGTTGGCAATTGAAAATAGCGAAGCTGCCATCAGACGTTTGCGACAAGAATCCATTCCCTACATTTTTGGAGATGCTGATGCGGAACTAGTATTAGAAAAAGCTTATTTAGATCGGGCAAAAGCTTTGGCGATCGCTCTACCCGATCCGTCTAGTACACGTATTTTGGTGAAGCAAGCGATGGAAATTGCCCCAGGTATCGACATAGTTGCCCGTTCTCATAGTGATAGTGAAATTGACCTGTTAACCAAACTAGGTGCAACTGAGGTGGTGCAGCCAGAATTTGAGGCAGCATTGGAAATGGGCAGACAGATTTTAAGTACCCTGGGAGAAGAAGAAAGAGAAGTAGCTTCTTTACTACAGAATATACGTCTAGACCGCTATCTTAGTGTCAGAGATACTAAAAGAAAGAAGGATGAAAAAGCCGATCAACAGAACCACCACCATTAA
- a CDS encoding SIMPL domain-containing protein: MSKYRKQLKISQFTVPNLRLSSGFAICSFLSLTLINPVMASEKLLPTLTVTGNGIEKIATTLTQVRLGVEIQGKTATEVQQEVASRTSAVVDLLRSKNVEQLQTTGVRLQPNYDYSNKQRRLVGYIGTNTVSFRLQTELVGTLLDETVKAGASRIDGVSFTATPEAISTAQKDALRKATIDAQAMADTVLETLNLTSKEIVSIQVNQASVPPPKPIQVEQLSRADAQVNTPIIGGEQTVRASVTLQISY, translated from the coding sequence ATGAGCAAATACAGAAAACAATTGAAGATAAGTCAATTTACGGTACCGAACCTGCGTTTAAGTAGTGGCTTCGCCATTTGCAGTTTTCTCAGTTTGACTTTGATTAATCCAGTTATGGCCTCAGAAAAATTATTACCAACGTTGACAGTAACTGGAAATGGGATTGAAAAGATTGCCACCACCCTTACACAAGTCAGGTTGGGAGTTGAGATTCAGGGAAAAACGGCGACGGAAGTACAACAGGAAGTAGCTTCTCGTACATCAGCTGTGGTGGATTTACTACGCTCAAAAAATGTTGAACAGTTACAAACCACTGGCGTTCGGTTGCAACCAAATTATGACTACAGTAATAAGCAAAGGCGTTTAGTGGGTTACATTGGCACCAATACGGTCAGCTTTCGTCTCCAGACAGAGCTGGTTGGAACTTTGTTAGATGAAACCGTAAAAGCGGGAGCCAGCCGCATCGATGGGGTAAGTTTTACCGCTACCCCTGAAGCAATCTCTACTGCTCAAAAAGATGCACTCCGTAAAGCAACTATTGATGCTCAAGCTATGGCAGATACTGTTTTGGAGACTCTTAATCTTACGTCAAAAGAGATTGTTAGTATTCAAGTAAATCAAGCCAGTGTCCCCCCACCAAAGCCTATTCAAGTTGAGCAATTGTCAAGAGCAGATGCTCAAGTAAATACGCCTATCATCGGTGGAGAACAAACAGTCAGAGCTTCTGTCACTTTGCAAATCAGCTATTAG
- a CDS encoding diflavin flavoprotein, with protein MVATPIKTQPRLTIETAAITPDTTAIRSLDWDRDRFDIEFGLQNGTTYNSYLIRGDKTALVDTSHAKFRQLYLDTLTGLIDPKEIDYLIISHTEPDHSGLVKDFLELAPQATVVAAKMAIKFLEDLVHQPFEKQIIKNGETIDLGQGHVIEFVNAPNLHWPDTIFSYDQKTGILFTCDAFGMHYCSDATYDEDLKAIEKDYRFYYDCLMGPNARSVLSAMKRMDNLGEINTIANGHGPLLRHNLQELLNRYRDWSKAQTKGEKTVAVFYISDYGYSDRLSQAIARGITKTGIEVEMVDLRSADSTEVHEIVGRSVGLVLGMPPLSSNSQEDITTNLGTVLAASKEKQIIGMFESYGDDDEPIDPLSTKFREAGLKSAFPAIKLKDTPTEADYQLCEESGTDLGQLLTRKDLVKHMKSLDSDLDKAIGRLSGGLYIITATKGDVSSAMLASWVSQASFEPPGLTIAVAKDRAIESLMQVGDRFVLNILEEGKYQNLMKHFLKRFKPGADRFAGVKTQTATNGSPILNDALAYLECEVMSRMECSDHWIVYSKVDLGRVSNPDGLTAVHHRKVGNHY; from the coding sequence ATGGTCGCAACACCAATCAAAACCCAGCCAAGATTAACTATCGAAACTGCCGCGATAACTCCCGACACCACAGCAATTCGCTCTCTAGATTGGGATCGCGATCGCTTTGATATAGAATTTGGCTTACAAAATGGTACAACTTATAATTCCTATTTAATTCGTGGCGATAAGACTGCCTTAGTTGATACGTCTCACGCTAAATTTCGTCAGTTATATTTGGATACTTTAACTGGCTTAATCGATCCTAAAGAGATTGACTACCTCATTATTAGTCATACCGAACCCGATCATAGTGGATTAGTTAAAGACTTTTTGGAACTAGCACCCCAAGCGACAGTAGTTGCAGCGAAGATGGCAATTAAGTTTTTAGAAGACTTAGTTCATCAACCCTTCGAGAAACAAATCATCAAGAATGGTGAAACGATTGATTTAGGTCAAGGTCACGTAATTGAGTTTGTTAACGCTCCTAATTTACATTGGCCCGACACCATATTTAGTTATGACCAGAAGACAGGTATCTTGTTTACCTGCGATGCTTTTGGGATGCACTATTGTTCTGATGCTACCTATGATGAAGACTTAAAAGCGATCGAAAAAGACTATCGCTTTTATTACGACTGTTTAATGGGTCCTAATGCTCGTTCCGTACTTTCGGCAATGAAACGGATGGATAATTTAGGAGAAATTAACACCATTGCCAATGGACATGGTCCTCTATTGCGTCATAACCTCCAGGAACTCTTAAACCGCTATCGCGATTGGAGTAAAGCTCAAACTAAAGGAGAAAAGACAGTAGCGGTTTTTTATATCTCCGACTATGGCTACAGCGATCGCCTTTCCCAAGCTATTGCCAGAGGAATCACCAAAACTGGAATTGAAGTAGAAATGGTGGATTTGCGTTCAGCCGATAGTACTGAAGTCCATGAAATCGTTGGTCGTTCCGTGGGTCTGGTATTGGGAATGCCTCCCCTCAGTAGCAACAGCCAAGAGGATATTACTACCAATTTAGGAACAGTTTTAGCAGCATCTAAAGAAAAACAAATTATTGGTATGTTTGAATCCTATGGTGATGATGATGAGCCAATTGATCCTCTGTCAACTAAATTCCGTGAAGCGGGTTTAAAGTCGGCTTTTCCAGCAATTAAGCTTAAGGATACACCTACCGAAGCAGATTATCAGTTATGTGAAGAATCGGGAACTGACTTAGGGCAACTCTTAACCCGCAAAGATCTAGTCAAGCACATGAAATCCCTCGATAGCGACCTCGATAAAGCAATTGGTCGCTTAAGTGGTGGACTATATATTATTACCGCAACTAAAGGCGATGTTAGCAGTGCCATGTTGGCTTCGTGGGTATCCCAAGCTAGCTTTGAACCACCTGGATTAACTATTGCCGTCGCTAAAGATCGGGCGATTGAATCTTTGATGCAGGTAGGCGATCGCTTTGTCTTAAATATCCTGGAAGAAGGTAAGTATCAAAACCTAATGAAACACTTCCTCAAGCGATTTAAACCAGGTGCTGACCGTTTTGCCGGAGTCAAAACCCAAACCGCAACTAATGGCTCGCCTATTTTAAACGATGCTTTAGCATATCTAGAATGTGAAGTCATGAGCCGTATGGAATGCAGCGATCACTGGATTGTTTATAGCAAAGTTGATTTAGGTCGAGTTTCTAACCCCGATGGCTTAACTGCAGTCCATCACCGTAAGGTAGGAAATCATTATTAA
- the dut gene encoding dUTP diphosphatase: MEIKILKLNEAAIVPHYSHPGDAGLDLFSIEEQEILPGETKLINTGIAIALPPGTEAQIRPRSGLALKHSITVLNSPGTIDAGYRGEIGIILINHGKKPFQVVIGMKIAQMVIATIIQANVTLVDKLDVTSRATGGFGSTGTMK, from the coding sequence ATGGAAATCAAGATTCTCAAATTAAATGAAGCTGCAATCGTTCCCCATTATAGTCATCCTGGGGATGCTGGTTTAGATCTTTTTTCAATTGAAGAACAGGAAATACTACCAGGAGAAACTAAGCTAATCAATACGGGGATCGCGATCGCTCTTCCTCCAGGTACTGAAGCACAAATACGTCCTCGAAGTGGATTGGCATTAAAACATTCAATTACTGTGTTAAATTCTCCTGGCACAATTGATGCTGGATATCGAGGAGAAATTGGCATTATTTTAATTAACCATGGCAAAAAACCATTTCAAGTTGTTATTGGTATGAAAATTGCTCAGATGGTTATTGCGACAATTATTCAAGCCAATGTAACCTTAGTAGATAAACTTGATGTTACTTCTAGAGCTACTGGAGGCTTTGGTTCTACGGGAACAATGAAATAA
- a CDS encoding PPC domain-containing protein, producing the protein MVNRFVFHRFNTLVASIALCTVGLQTLPAQAESKIYDPPSISSEQVISDTLTENDIPTGEGGFARDYFVQLEKGDQVAIDLTSDNFDSMVTLIAADGATIAENDDGPDGTTNSLLFSRINEAGKYIVRVRAFGETSGGKFTLKLTKLKPSSK; encoded by the coding sequence ATGGTTAATCGGTTTGTCTTTCATAGATTTAACACCCTAGTTGCTTCAATTGCTCTTTGTACAGTAGGATTGCAGACATTACCTGCCCAAGCCGAATCCAAGATTTACGATCCACCTTCAATCAGCTCCGAGCAAGTAATCTCAGATACCCTTACCGAAAACGATATACCCACAGGAGAAGGTGGTTTTGCTCGCGATTATTTTGTGCAGTTAGAGAAAGGAGATCAGGTCGCGATCGATCTAACTTCAGATAATTTTGATTCCATGGTGACATTGATAGCTGCTGATGGGGCAACTATTGCTGAAAATGATGATGGTCCAGACGGTACAACCAATTCTCTACTTTTTTCCCGCATTAACGAGGCCGGTAAATATATTGTGCGAGTTCGAGCTTTTGGAGAAACTAGCGGTGGTAAATTTACCCTAAAGTTAACTAAACTCAAACCTTCCTCTAAGTAA
- the tnpA gene encoding IS200/IS605 family transposase, with protein MVQYKSNNNIVYNCKYHVVWVVKYRRPVLTTEIEARFKEILKNIAAEIQVEILEMEVGDLNHVHLLLSLDPQFGVHKAVRRFKGVSSRYLRKEFPQLKSRLPTLWTNSYFVSTVGGAPLAKIKEYIANQKRSR; from the coding sequence ATGGTTCAATACAAAAGCAATAACAATATTGTTTACAACTGTAAGTATCACGTTGTCTGGGTCGTTAAATATCGTCGTCCAGTATTAACAACTGAAATTGAAGCCAGATTCAAAGAAATTCTTAAAAATATAGCTGCTGAAATTCAAGTAGAGATATTAGAAATGGAAGTAGGAGACTTGAACCATGTCCATCTTTTGTTGTCTTTAGACCCTCAGTTTGGAGTACATAAAGCAGTAAGGAGGTTTAAGGGTGTTAGCTCTAGGTATCTTAGAAAAGAATTTCCTCAGTTAAAATCTCGTCTCCCGACGCTATGGACAAACTCGTACTTTGTTTCTACTGTTGGAGGCGCACCTCTGGCTAAAATAAAGGAATATATAGCCAATCAAAAGCGCAGTCGCTAA
- a CDS encoding RNA-guided endonuclease TnpB family protein, translating into MANYTVRKLKLKYFEQLNELAHAAGELYSQTLVSFWRTVRKKNVWLSGYTMEKWLVSNKLHAHSSDAVTQSFFASLKSWRARRKTDPNSRPPRRRRWYYKLTWKSSAIKLKDGKLRLSNGKGNQPLIVNWCWDKPKQVELGWNKGNKCYELRACYSEPKVRLVKNGRVSGCDLGEIHPMVFTDGVDTDILNGRLLRSKRQYQNKLKAKLSNLIDTKKRGSQRRQKIIKSKQKQLAKVVNQIKDIEHKLTSKAVSMLQERSIQTLVIGDVRDIRKNIKYSKKVNQKLHQWNFGSIRAKLEYKCAKAGINTELISEAYTSQEYLSCRKRNKPRNREYKCLCGFRWHRDGVGCSNIRAKYLGEIPVVGLMASPSGVRFEPHLQCNPKH; encoded by the coding sequence ATGGCAAATTATACCGTGAGAAAACTTAAACTTAAATACTTCGAACAGCTAAATGAATTAGCTCATGCTGCGGGAGAATTGTACTCACAAACATTAGTTAGTTTTTGGCGTACTGTTCGGAAAAAGAATGTTTGGTTGTCGGGCTACACAATGGAGAAATGGCTGGTGTCAAATAAGCTTCATGCTCATTCTTCTGATGCAGTCACACAGTCATTTTTTGCCAGTTTAAAGTCTTGGAGAGCAAGACGAAAAACCGATCCAAATTCTAGACCACCAAGACGACGTAGATGGTATTACAAACTAACTTGGAAGTCTTCAGCTATTAAGCTCAAAGATGGAAAGCTTAGGTTGAGTAATGGAAAAGGCAATCAACCATTAATAGTTAATTGGTGTTGGGACAAACCAAAACAAGTAGAACTTGGCTGGAATAAAGGAAATAAGTGTTACGAACTTCGAGCTTGCTACTCTGAACCAAAGGTAAGACTAGTTAAGAATGGGCGCGTATCTGGTTGTGACCTGGGAGAAATTCATCCAATGGTATTTACAGATGGCGTTGATACCGATATTTTAAATGGTCGATTGCTTCGTTCTAAACGCCAGTATCAAAACAAGCTCAAAGCTAAATTATCTAATTTAATTGATACAAAAAAAAGAGGTAGCCAAAGACGCCAAAAAATAATCAAATCAAAACAAAAACAACTTGCCAAGGTTGTAAATCAAATCAAAGATATCGAACATAAGTTAACTAGCAAAGCTGTTTCAATGCTGCAAGAGAGGAGCATTCAAACGTTAGTGATAGGAGATGTTCGTGATATCAGGAAGAATATTAAATACAGCAAGAAAGTTAATCAAAAACTACATCAATGGAACTTCGGTTCGATTAGAGCAAAACTTGAGTATAAATGCGCCAAGGCTGGAATCAATACTGAATTAATTTCAGAAGCATACACTTCTCAAGAATATTTATCGTGTCGAAAAAGAAACAAACCTAGAAACCGCGAATACAAGTGTTTGTGTGGTTTTAGGTGGCACAGGGACGGAGTTGGATGCTCTAATATTCGAGCAAAGTATCTGGGAGAAATCCCAGTAGTCGGGCTTATGGCTAGCCCCTCTGGAGTGAGATTTGAGCCTCATCTTCAGTGTAATCCAAAGCATTAG